Proteins encoded within one genomic window of Dehalococcoidia bacterium:
- a CDS encoding HAD family hydrolase, with amino-acid sequence MRQLVFLIDLDNTLLDNDGVKEDMKATLGDILGERLAKEFWRLYEVVRDDLDVIDFYETMRRLAEENPKDADLVQTALDALMEWDFCPRLYPQAIEVIEHLKTMGTPIVLSDGDPVFQPSKIHQCGVTQAVEGRVLIFVHKEKFLPSVRARFKADHYVLVDDKPGILLRSKAALGDRLTTVHVLQGKYALDPKHAVDYKPDIVIQRIDELLKCGKEDFLLKAKEAAGV; translated from the coding sequence GTGCGGCAACTCGTCTTCTTGATCGACCTGGACAACACCTTGCTGGACAACGACGGCGTCAAGGAAGACATGAAAGCCACGCTCGGGGACATCCTGGGCGAACGCCTGGCCAAAGAGTTCTGGCGCCTCTACGAGGTCGTGCGCGACGACCTGGACGTGATCGACTTCTACGAGACGATGCGAAGGCTCGCCGAGGAGAATCCAAAGGATGCAGACCTCGTCCAAACTGCGCTCGATGCGCTGATGGAGTGGGACTTCTGCCCGCGGCTCTACCCGCAAGCCATCGAGGTGATCGAGCACCTGAAGACCATGGGCACGCCGATCGTGCTGTCCGACGGTGACCCCGTATTCCAGCCGAGCAAGATCCACCAGTGCGGCGTCACGCAGGCAGTCGAAGGGCGCGTGCTGATCTTCGTACACAAGGAGAAGTTCTTGCCGTCGGTACGAGCGCGATTCAAGGCCGACCACTACGTGCTCGTCGACGACAAGCCCGGCATCCTCCTGCGCTCGAAGGCGGCGCTCGGTGACCGGCTGACGACCGTCCACGTGCTGCAGGGCAAGTACGCGCTCGACCCCAAGCACGCGGTCGACTACAAGCCGGACATCGTCATCCAACGCATCGACGAACTGTTGAAGTGCGGTAAGGAAGACTTCCTGCTCAAGGCGAAGGAAGCCGCGGGCGTGTAA
- a CDS encoding MaoC family dehydratase N-terminal domain-containing protein: MTTTESADIYVGRDYGRHDFIITPEVIGEYMDGTGDRNPIYSGPSPLGGPVAPALVRHSEVYAYRDHPKAQPSWYLPNIYGNLHARQEFAFFAPVMAGDALHTRSFIADRYVNRNRQYVVNEVLYFDADDRVIMRGRTHQSFLLDQQNEGIVVDKTREKSSERRFDVDTSAALEAIPPVTRQITPEMCFTFSGPARNYHNDKEMAIKLGFPDVVVQGMMSICFLSEMMTDRFAAGWIAAGKIDVNLVNIVWGSDELTCRGFVRHIEQEGDRRRAHLDVWAEKAGGTKVTIGAASAIVE; encoded by the coding sequence ATGACCACAACAGAGAGCGCCGATATCTACGTGGGCAGGGACTACGGGCGTCACGACTTCATCATCACGCCTGAGGTCATCGGCGAGTACATGGACGGCACGGGCGACCGCAACCCGATCTACAGCGGGCCGTCGCCGCTCGGCGGCCCCGTCGCGCCGGCGCTCGTCCGTCATTCCGAGGTCTACGCATACCGCGACCACCCGAAGGCGCAGCCATCGTGGTACCTGCCGAACATCTACGGCAACCTGCACGCGCGACAGGAGTTCGCGTTCTTCGCGCCCGTCATGGCCGGCGACGCCCTCCACACGCGCTCATTCATCGCAGATCGGTACGTGAATCGAAACCGCCAGTACGTCGTCAACGAAGTCCTCTACTTCGACGCCGACGATCGCGTGATCATGCGCGGACGCACGCACCAGAGCTTCCTGCTCGATCAGCAGAACGAAGGTATCGTCGTCGACAAGACGCGCGAGAAGTCGTCGGAGCGCCGGTTCGATGTGGATACGTCGGCCGCGCTTGAAGCGATTCCGCCGGTGACGCGGCAGATCACGCCCGAGATGTGCTTCACGTTCAGCGGTCCGGCGCGCAACTACCACAACGACAAGGAGATGGCGATCAAGCTCGGCTTCCCGGATGTCGTCGTGCAGGGCATGATGTCGATCTGCTTCCTGTCGGAGATGATGACGGATCGCTTCGCCGCCGGCTGGATCGCTGCCGGCAAGATCGACGTCAACCTCGTGAACATCGTCTGGGGCAGCGACGAACTGACGTGCCGTGGATTCGTGCGGCATATCGAACAGGAGGGTGACCGCCGCCGCGCACACCTCGACGTCTGGGCAGAGAAGGCCGGCGGCACGAAGGTGACGATCGGCGCCGCGAGCGCAATCGTCGAGTAG
- the rlmN gene encoding 23S rRNA (adenine(2503)-C(2))-methyltransferase RlmN has product MPSLYDLSLPELTAAVEAAGEPPYRARQVWEWAYRGFAASYDEMTNVPAALRERFAAELPLPGIETVATLTADDRLTRKRLLRLEDGKLIESVLMLYDPRGDSRGRATVCVSSQAGCAMGCSFCATGQAGFERNLTAGEIVAQIVAFARDQRDSGGRALTNVVFMGMGEPMANYRNVWRSVETVNSATGMAMAARHITISTVGIIPGIRKLADEQLQVGLAVSLHAPDRALRERLISTAHRYPIEDIVQACRDYVSKTGRRVTFEYCLMEGVNDAPEQARALAVLLDGVLCHVNLIPVNPTPDEGIHRPGRARTLAFQRALAARGVACTVRVEKGVEISAACGQLRGEAAALELVDARP; this is encoded by the coding sequence ATGCCTTCCCTGTATGACCTGAGCCTGCCCGAACTGACGGCCGCCGTCGAAGCGGCCGGCGAGCCGCCGTATCGCGCCCGCCAGGTGTGGGAGTGGGCGTACCGGGGCTTCGCCGCTTCGTACGACGAGATGACCAACGTGCCGGCGGCGCTCCGCGAGCGCTTCGCCGCGGAACTGCCGTTGCCGGGCATCGAGACGGTCGCCACGTTGACCGCCGACGACCGGCTGACGCGCAAGCGCCTGCTGCGCCTCGAAGACGGCAAGCTCATCGAGTCGGTGCTGATGCTGTATGACCCGCGCGGCGACAGCCGCGGGCGGGCGACGGTCTGCGTCTCGAGCCAGGCCGGCTGCGCGATGGGCTGCTCGTTCTGCGCCACCGGCCAGGCGGGCTTCGAGCGCAACCTGACGGCCGGCGAGATCGTGGCGCAGATCGTCGCGTTCGCGCGCGACCAGCGCGACAGCGGCGGCCGCGCGCTGACGAACGTCGTCTTCATGGGCATGGGCGAGCCGATGGCGAACTATCGCAACGTCTGGCGTTCCGTCGAGACGGTGAACAGCGCCACGGGCATGGCGATGGCGGCGCGCCACATTACGATCTCGACGGTCGGCATCATCCCCGGCATTCGCAAGCTCGCCGATGAACAACTGCAGGTCGGGCTTGCGGTCTCCCTGCACGCCCCCGACCGCGCGCTGCGCGAACGCCTGATCTCGACAGCGCATCGGTACCCGATTGAGGACATCGTGCAGGCGTGCCGCGACTACGTTTCGAAGACGGGGCGGCGGGTGACATTCGAGTACTGCCTGATGGAAGGCGTGAACGACGCCCCGGAGCAGGCGCGCGCGCTGGCCGTCCTGCTCGACGGCGTGCTGTGCCACGTGAACCTGATCCCCGTCAACCCGACGCCGGACGAGGGCATCCACCGGCCGGGGAGAGCACGGACGCTGGCGTTCCAGCGCGCACTCGCGGCGCGCGGCGTCGCCTGCACGGTGCGGGTCGAAAAGGGCGTCGAGATCAGCGCCGCCTGCGGCCAGCTTCGCGGCGAAGCTGCTGCGCTGGAACTCGTTGACGCACGTCCATAG
- the nhaA gene encoding Na+/H+ antiporter NhaA: MSRKETTLSNPASRPTTPAVLRPLVRPLQEFLHTETAGGILLLVAAVAALVWANLPDTDSYAEFWNAHLVVDLNVAELDLSLTDWVNDGLMAIFFFVVGLEIKRELLRGELSDPRKAALPVAAALGGMIVPALIYVSLNAGGDGARGWGIPMATDIAFAVGVLTLLGTRVPLALKVFLLALAIADDLGAIAVIAVFYTDEIDYGWLAAAAGALGAVAIMGRLGIRDLIVYIGLGVFGWFALHESGVHATIAGVALGLLTPVNAFYEDKQLESRVLDLSDQLRRNEAEGTPEGEELEQAALRDLEELARDSRPVSDRLEQALHPWTSYLIIPLFALANAGVELSGDSIADAVQSPVSIGVALGLMLGKPAGIVLFSFAAVRAGVATLPTGVSWVMLLATGMIAGIGFTVSLFISELAFDSAELIDEAKIGVFAGSALMGVVGFATLRLLAPARPAEAHPVADATQEASRS, from the coding sequence CTGAGCCGTAAGGAGACGACGCTGAGTAATCCCGCCTCTCGCCCCACGACGCCCGCCGTCCTGCGGCCTCTCGTACGCCCGCTCCAGGAGTTTCTCCACACCGAAACGGCCGGCGGCATCCTGCTGCTTGTCGCCGCGGTGGCGGCTCTGGTCTGGGCGAACCTGCCGGACACGGACAGCTATGCGGAGTTCTGGAATGCGCACCTCGTCGTCGACCTGAACGTCGCCGAACTCGATCTTTCGCTGACGGACTGGGTCAATGACGGTCTGATGGCGATCTTTTTCTTCGTCGTCGGGCTCGAGATAAAGCGAGAGCTGCTGAGAGGCGAGCTGTCGGATCCGCGTAAGGCGGCCTTGCCGGTTGCCGCGGCGCTCGGCGGCATGATCGTACCCGCGCTCATCTATGTCTCGCTGAACGCTGGCGGCGATGGCGCGCGTGGCTGGGGCATCCCGATGGCGACGGACATCGCCTTCGCGGTGGGAGTGCTGACGCTCCTGGGCACCCGCGTGCCGCTGGCGCTCAAGGTATTCCTGCTGGCGCTCGCCATCGCCGATGACCTCGGCGCGATCGCTGTGATCGCCGTGTTCTACACCGACGAGATCGATTACGGCTGGCTGGCCGCCGCGGCCGGCGCCCTCGGCGCGGTTGCGATCATGGGGCGGCTCGGGATCCGCGACCTCATCGTATACATCGGCCTTGGCGTCTTCGGCTGGTTCGCCCTCCACGAGTCCGGCGTCCATGCGACCATCGCCGGCGTGGCGCTCGGTCTGCTGACGCCGGTCAACGCGTTCTACGAGGACAAGCAGCTCGAGAGCCGCGTTCTCGACCTAAGCGATCAGCTACGCCGAAACGAAGCGGAAGGCACGCCCGAGGGCGAGGAGCTGGAGCAGGCGGCGCTTCGCGATCTCGAGGAGCTGGCGCGCGACAGCCGGCCCGTCTCGGATCGGCTCGAGCAGGCGCTGCACCCGTGGACGAGCTACCTGATCATCCCCCTCTTCGCACTGGCGAATGCCGGCGTCGAACTCAGCGGCGACAGCATCGCCGATGCGGTGCAATCGCCCGTGTCGATCGGTGTAGCGTTAGGGCTGATGCTGGGCAAGCCGGCCGGCATCGTGTTGTTCTCGTTCGCAGCGGTGCGGGCAGGCGTAGCAACGCTGCCAACCGGCGTCAGCTGGGTGATGCTGCTCGCAACCGGGATGATCGCCGGCATCGGGTTCACGGTATCGCTGTTCATCTCGGAGCTGGCATTCGACTCGGCGGAGCTCATCGATGAGGCGAAGATCGGCGTCTTCGCCGGGTCGGCGCTGATGGGCGTCGTTGGGTTCGCGACGTTACGCCTCCTCGCGCCCGCGCGACCGGCAGAGGCGCACCCAGTGGCGGATGCAACGCAAGAGGCCTCACGTTCGTGA
- a CDS encoding acyl-CoA dehydrogenase family protein, translating into MYVDLRKDLTDEQKALKEQVHAFARDVMRPASVAMDKMTPEETIAEGSPMWHVFKRAYEDGYHLRNFPEVLGGSHMGPLESHIVNEEMGWGSAGLAIALAVTSFPFAFAAGRRDPQIMEEIVMPFCEDKQGRYIGCWAITEPGHGSDTLMPGTKYFSNPDIQYGLNATPDGDQYVLNGQKSAWVSNGTIATHALAFLGVDRARGMAGGGVAIVPLNLPGVTKGAPLNKIGQRALNQGEIFFDNVRIPKSYMLAPPEAYTGTIDAVLAGANAYMGSTFTGVARAAFEEALTYAKGRIQGGVPITEHQLVQKKLFDMFVKVEAARHLSRATVLYNSGTFPPGTQYSISSKVFCTQTAFEVASDAVQLHGGMGLTKEMVVEMLFRDARSSMIEDGSNDILSLTAAQKIIDQYVP; encoded by the coding sequence ATGTACGTCGACCTTCGCAAAGACCTCACGGACGAGCAGAAAGCCCTCAAGGAGCAGGTGCACGCCTTCGCGCGCGACGTCATGCGCCCCGCGAGCGTCGCGATGGACAAGATGACGCCCGAGGAGACCATTGCCGAGGGCTCGCCGATGTGGCACGTCTTCAAGCGTGCCTACGAGGACGGCTATCACCTGCGTAACTTCCCCGAAGTGCTCGGCGGCTCGCACATGGGGCCGCTCGAGTCGCACATCGTGAACGAAGAGATGGGCTGGGGCAGCGCGGGCCTGGCGATCGCGCTGGCGGTGACGTCGTTTCCGTTCGCGTTCGCCGCGGGCCGGCGCGACCCGCAGATCATGGAAGAGATCGTCATGCCGTTCTGCGAGGACAAGCAGGGGCGATACATCGGCTGCTGGGCGATCACCGAGCCGGGCCACGGCTCCGACACGCTGATGCCCGGCACGAAGTACTTCTCCAATCCCGACATCCAGTACGGCCTGAACGCGACGCCCGACGGCGATCAGTACGTGCTGAACGGCCAGAAGTCGGCGTGGGTGTCGAACGGCACCATTGCGACGCACGCGCTGGCGTTTCTCGGCGTCGACCGGGCGCGCGGCATGGCGGGTGGCGGCGTGGCGATCGTGCCGCTGAACCTGCCCGGCGTGACGAAGGGCGCGCCGCTGAACAAGATTGGGCAGCGAGCGCTGAACCAGGGCGAGATCTTCTTCGACAACGTGCGCATCCCGAAGTCGTACATGCTGGCGCCACCCGAGGCGTACACGGGCACGATCGATGCGGTGCTGGCCGGCGCGAACGCCTACATGGGCTCGACGTTCACCGGCGTCGCGCGCGCGGCGTTCGAAGAGGCGCTGACGTACGCCAAGGGACGCATCCAGGGCGGCGTGCCGATTACCGAGCACCAGCTCGTGCAGAAGAAGCTCTTCGACATGTTCGTGAAGGTCGAGGCGGCGCGGCACCTGTCGCGGGCGACGGTCTTGTACAACAGCGGCACGTTTCCGCCGGGTACCCAGTACTCGATCTCGTCGAAGGTGTTCTGCACGCAGACCGCATTCGAGGTGGCGAGCGATGCGGTACAGCTCCATGGCGGCATGGGACTGACGAAGGAGATGGTCGTCGAGATGCTGTTCCGGGACGCCCGCTCGTCCATGATCGAGGACGGCTCGAACGACATCCTGTCGCTGACGGCGGCGCAGAAGATCATCGACCAGTACGTGCCGTAG
- a CDS encoding L,D-transpeptidase family protein: MTHSRHPASAIALAIITMTLAACASGGADPTPTIPPTATRTPVPATSTPVPAATSTPAISENTAIVVGGDVRVRSAPTTQSDEVATLEDLTPVTIARAVQGENWLVGTQTWVPTVPDWTTTWYELTDGTYIYAAFLFILQPGQASPLSDPQGAEKWIDVNVTTQTASAMIGDAAIYTAPVSSGSPQFPSPLGSHAVEPDGRIAVERMTSAQAGYNPAQARYDVERVLFTQYYDQQGDALHLNYWRPQSVFGSTATSHGCVGLQLHDAQYFWLFAEAGTRVEIHA, from the coding sequence ATGACACACAGTCGGCATCCCGCGTCCGCGATCGCGCTTGCGATTATCACCATGACGCTGGCCGCCTGCGCGAGCGGCGGCGCCGATCCGACACCCACGATCCCGCCGACGGCCACCCGCACGCCTGTGCCCGCGACGTCTACGCCCGTCCCCGCAGCGACATCGACGCCCGCGATCAGTGAAAACACGGCGATCGTCGTTGGCGGCGACGTGCGCGTGCGCTCCGCGCCGACCACGCAGTCGGACGAAGTCGCCACGCTCGAAGACCTGACGCCCGTTACCATCGCGCGCGCCGTGCAGGGCGAGAACTGGCTCGTCGGGACGCAGACGTGGGTGCCGACGGTGCCCGACTGGACGACGACCTGGTACGAGTTGACCGATGGCACGTACATCTATGCGGCGTTCCTCTTCATCCTGCAGCCGGGCCAGGCATCGCCGCTGAGCGACCCGCAGGGCGCGGAGAAGTGGATCGACGTCAACGTCACGACGCAGACCGCGTCGGCGATGATCGGCGATGCGGCGATCTACACGGCGCCGGTGTCGAGCGGGTCGCCGCAGTTCCCGAGCCCACTGGGTTCGCACGCCGTCGAGCCGGACGGACGGATCGCGGTCGAGCGCATGACGTCTGCGCAGGCGGGCTACAACCCCGCCCAGGCGCGCTACGACGTCGAGCGCGTGCTTTTCACGCAGTACTACGACCAGCAGGGCGATGCGTTGCACCTCAACTACTGGCGCCCGCAAAGCGTGTTCGGAAGCACCGCAACCAGTCACGGTTGCGTCGGGCTGCAACTGCACGATGCGCAGTACTTCTGGCTCTTCGCGGAGGCGGGGACGCGCGTCGAGATCCATGCATGA
- a CDS encoding cytochrome P450 codes for MSVKDRLSTAMQMGAFGAFLALERVQTGVAFNPMRRGFRVNPYPTYRRLQEKDPFHLSRAINGWVLTRHADISAVLRDPRFSSDGRKVPRFKKMMEQRIAAGDLTREEAEGQSMLGLDPPDHTRLRSLVSKAFTPRSVEALRPRVEQLVDEMVEHAAAKGTFDVIREIAYPLPVIIIAEMLGIPPDDREQFKHWSDEMALSVGMANVDEQRRARDAQRAFREYMIPILEERRREPREDLISALVAAEAEGDKLSLQEVNSTIGLILVAGNETTTNLIGNGLLALLQHRDQFDRLRAQPEMIGTATEELLRYDSPVQGTSRNVLEDTEFNGHRVKAGQQLLLMIGAANRDPEQYKDPDALDIGGQDNKHLSFGNGMHFCLGAPLARIEGPAALNALAQRFPNIRLATDKLDWGDNIVLRGLRSLPVRVD; via the coding sequence ATGAGCGTGAAAGACCGGCTGTCGACGGCAATGCAGATGGGCGCGTTTGGCGCATTCCTCGCACTGGAGCGTGTGCAGACCGGCGTAGCCTTCAACCCGATGCGACGCGGCTTCCGCGTCAATCCGTATCCGACGTACCGGCGGCTCCAGGAGAAGGATCCGTTTCATCTCAGCCGGGCGATCAACGGCTGGGTGCTGACACGGCATGCCGACATCAGCGCCGTCCTGCGCGATCCTCGCTTCTCCAGCGACGGGCGCAAGGTGCCTCGCTTCAAGAAGATGATGGAACAACGCATCGCCGCCGGCGATCTCACGCGCGAAGAAGCCGAGGGACAGTCCATGCTCGGGCTCGACCCGCCGGACCACACGCGCCTGCGATCGCTGGTCAGCAAAGCGTTCACGCCGCGCTCCGTCGAAGCGCTGCGGCCGCGCGTCGAGCAGCTTGTCGACGAGATGGTCGAGCACGCGGCTGCCAAGGGCACGTTCGACGTGATCCGCGAGATCGCCTACCCGCTGCCGGTGATCATCATCGCCGAGATGCTCGGGATTCCGCCGGACGACCGCGAGCAGTTCAAGCACTGGTCGGACGAGATGGCGCTGTCCGTCGGCATGGCGAACGTGGACGAGCAGCGGCGGGCGCGTGATGCGCAGCGCGCGTTTCGTGAGTACATGATCCCGATCCTGGAGGAGCGCCGTCGCGAGCCCCGCGAGGATCTGATTAGCGCGCTGGTGGCGGCGGAGGCGGAGGGGGACAAGCTGTCACTCCAAGAAGTGAACAGCACGATCGGCCTGATCCTCGTCGCCGGGAACGAGACGACGACGAACCTCATCGGTAACGGGCTGCTGGCGCTGCTGCAGCATCGCGACCAGTTCGACCGTCTGCGAGCGCAGCCGGAGATGATCGGCACGGCGACCGAAGAGCTGCTGCGCTACGACAGCCCCGTGCAGGGCACGTCGCGCAACGTGCTGGAGGACACCGAGTTCAACGGTCATCGCGTAAAAGCCGGGCAGCAACTGCTACTGATGATCGGCGCGGCCAATCGCGACCCGGAGCAATACAAGGATCCCGACGCCCTGGACATCGGCGGGCAGGACAATAAGCACCTGTCGTTCGGCAACGGCATGCACTTCTGCCTCGGTGCGCCGCTCGCGCGCATCGAAGGTCCGGCGGCGCTGAACGCGCTCGCGCAACGCTTCCCGAACATCCGGCTGGCGACGGACAAGCTCGACTGGGGCGACAACATCGTGTTGCGCGGGTTGCGGTCGTTGCCGGTGCGGGTGGACTGA
- a CDS encoding deoxyhypusine synthase family protein, whose translation MADQHDFLVTPIKRFEPDAAASLRGFIDALGRTGGQPRRLSDAIALWSKMVERNRVIFCAVAGAPVPMGFGPAIASLIDQRRIDVLDITGAQLTHDMLEILGSLHYQGHATADDVVLAEHDVNRFWDTFGDEADYRRVEPMIFEFAEGLPERLLTTREYIYRMGLYFKKIGSQRGILTAAADAGTPVYCPAIGDSVLGMDLGFFRAEGGKHIQFDIVQDVLEMAAIVLLAEELGERTSTVIFGGGAPRNHIQQSQIGSYMFKTKGRGHAEAVRFSIEPAETGALSGSTISEGISWKKFDPQVEAVEVFLDSNLSIAVASSLVRSRDSSQCFRFRHEDDGTLTAIYGGKEYNLSEKYHF comes from the coding sequence GTGGCTGACCAGCACGACTTTCTTGTCACGCCGATCAAGCGCTTCGAGCCCGATGCGGCTGCTTCGCTGCGCGGGTTCATCGATGCGCTGGGGCGCACGGGCGGGCAGCCACGGCGTCTTTCCGACGCGATCGCGCTCTGGAGCAAGATGGTCGAGCGCAACCGCGTGATCTTCTGCGCGGTCGCCGGCGCGCCCGTGCCAATGGGGTTCGGGCCGGCGATCGCGTCGCTGATCGACCAGCGGCGCATCGATGTCCTGGACATCACCGGCGCGCAACTCACACATGACATGCTCGAGATCCTCGGCAGCCTCCACTACCAGGGACATGCAACTGCCGACGACGTGGTGCTCGCCGAGCACGATGTGAATCGCTTCTGGGACACGTTCGGCGACGAAGCGGACTATCGCCGCGTCGAGCCCATGATCTTTGAGTTTGCGGAAGGGTTGCCGGAGCGGCTGCTGACGACGCGCGAGTACATCTACCGCATGGGCCTCTACTTCAAGAAGATCGGCTCGCAGCGCGGCATCCTCACCGCCGCTGCGGACGCCGGCACGCCTGTGTACTGCCCGGCGATCGGCGATTCGGTGCTGGGCATGGATCTCGGGTTCTTCCGCGCGGAGGGCGGCAAGCACATCCAGTTCGACATCGTGCAGGACGTGCTGGAGATGGCCGCGATCGTACTGCTGGCCGAAGAACTGGGAGAGCGCACGTCGACGGTGATCTTCGGCGGCGGCGCGCCGCGGAATCACATCCAGCAGTCGCAAATCGGGTCGTACATGTTCAAGACGAAGGGCAGGGGCCACGCCGAAGCTGTGCGGTTCAGCATCGAGCCGGCGGAGACGGGCGCGCTCTCCGGCTCGACGATCAGCGAAGGCATTAGCTGGAAGAAGTTCGACCCGCAGGTTGAGGCCGTCGAGGTGTTCCTGGACTCGAACCTTTCGATCGCCGTCGCGTCGTCGCTCGTCAGATCGCGGGACTCGTCGCAATGCTTCCGCTTCCGGCACGAAGACGATGGCACGCTGACCGCAATCTACGGCGGCAAAGAGTACAACCTGTCGGAGAAGTACCACTTCTAG
- a CDS encoding DinB family protein: MVSQDIQDARERYLDIMHDHGTKSPDAIVESVSETQRELLEIFSSVTEEQARVAPAADEWGLHRLASHAAFTERLIAKLIHHLARGTTPPAEDLVGAGIGMIPADDGRPYAEALAELRQRNADLLDAVRSLPDAPNLEMQLPHPFFGPLNCLEWAGFQRVHDLDHIQHARRIIAAFPGG; encoded by the coding sequence ATGGTAAGCCAGGACATCCAGGACGCGCGCGAGCGGTATCTCGACATCATGCACGATCACGGGACGAAATCGCCCGACGCGATCGTCGAGAGTGTAAGCGAGACGCAGCGAGAACTGCTCGAGATCTTCAGTTCGGTGACGGAAGAACAGGCGCGGGTGGCGCCTGCCGCGGACGAGTGGGGACTGCACAGGCTCGCGTCGCACGCCGCCTTCACCGAGCGCCTGATCGCAAAGCTGATCCATCACCTGGCCCGCGGTACGACGCCACCCGCCGAAGACCTGGTCGGCGCCGGCATCGGCATGATCCCGGCAGATGACGGACGGCCGTACGCGGAAGCGCTCGCCGAGCTGCGCCAGCGAAACGCCGACCTGCTCGATGCAGTGCGTAGTCTGCCGGATGCGCCGAACCTCGAGATGCAGTTGCCGCATCCGTTCTTCGGGCCGTTGAACTGCCTGGAGTGGGCGGGCTTTCAGCGCGTCCACGACCTGGACCACATCCAGCACGCGCGGAGGATCATCGCGGCGTTCCCGGGCGGCTGA